In the Azospirillum humicireducens genome, GAAGTGGACCGGGGCCAGGTCGCCGACGTGACGATCAAGGGCAACCAGGTTTCCGGCCATTTCTCGGACGGCCGCTCCTTCAGCACCTATGTCCCGCCCGAAGCGGGGCTGGTCGAGCGCCTGACCAACAAGAACGTCCGGATCAACGCGGTCCCCGACGACAGCAACGTTCCGTCGCTGTTCTCGGTGCTGCTGTCCTGGTTCCCGATGCTGCTGCTGATCGGCGTCTGGATCTTCTTCATGCGCCAGATGCAGTCCGGCGGCGGCAAGGCGATGGGCTTCGGCAAGTCGCGGGCCCGCCTGCTGACCGAGAAGGTCGGGCGCGTGACCTTCGACGACGTCGCCGGCATCGACGAGGCCAAGCAGGAACTGACGGAGATCGTCGAGTTCCTGAAGGACCCGCAGAAGTTCCAGCGGCTGGGCGGCAAGATCCCGAAGGGCTGCCTTCTGGTCGGCCCGCCGGGTACGGGCAAGACGCTGACCGCCCGTGCGGTGGCCGGCGAAGCCAATGTCCCGTTCTTCACCATCTCCGGTTCGGACTTCGTCGAAATGTTCGTCGGCGTGGGTGCGTCCCGCGTCCGCGACATGTTCGAACAGGGCAAGAAGAACGCCCCCTGCATCATCTTCATCGACGAGATCGACGCGGTCGGCCGCCATCGCGGCGCCGGCCTGGGCGGTGGCAACGACGAGCGTGAGCAGACCCTCAACCAGCTGCTGGTCGAGATGGACGGCTTCGAGGCGAACGAGGGCGTGATCCTGATCGCCGCGACCAACCGTCCGGACGTTCTCGATCCGGCGCTGCTGCGTCCGGGCCGCTTCGACCGTCAGGTCGTGGTGCCGAACCCCGACGTGCTGGGCCGCGAGAAGATCCTCAAGGTCCATATGCGGAAGGTTCCGCTGTCGCCGGACGTCGACGCCAAGGTCATCGCCCGCGGCACCCCCGGTTTCTCCGGCGCCGATCTGGCCAACCTCGTCAACGAGGCGGCGCTGCTGGCGGCCCGCATCGGCAAGCGCGTCGTCGGCATGGCCGAGTTCGAGGCCGCCAAGGACAAGGTCATGATGGGTGCGGAACGCCGCTCCATGGTGATGACCGAGGATGAGAAGAAGCTGACCGCCTACCACGAGGCCGGCCACGCCATCTGTGCCATCCATTGCGCCGACAGCGACCCGGTCCACAAGGCCACCATCATCCCGCGCGGCCGTGCGCTGGGCATGGTGATGCGCCTGCCGGAAGGCGACCGCATCAGCCTGTCGCAGGCCAAGCTGCTGGCCGATCTGTGCGTCGCCATGGGTGGCCGCATCGCCGAGGAGCTGATCTTCGGCAAGGAGCGGGTGACCACCGGCGCCTCGGGCGACATCAAGATGGCGACCGAGATGTCGCGCCGCATGGTGACGGAGTGGGGCATGAGCGACAAGCTCGGCCCGCTGCTGTACGGCGAGCCGACGCAGGAGGTGTTCCTGGGCCATTCCGTGACCCAGCACAAGAACATGTCCGACCGGACCGCCCAGCTGGTCGACGAGGAAATCCGCCGCATCGTCGACGAGAGCTACGAGCGCGCCCGGACCATCCTGACCGAGAACATCGACCAGCTGCACACCTTGGCCAAGGGCCTGCTGGAGTACGAGACGCTGAGCGGCGACGAGATCAACCGTCTGCTGCGCGGCGAACCGATCCTGCGCGACGACGACCGCGACACGGTCGCCGCTCCGCCGCCGCGCCCGACCGCCGGCGGACGCCGCTCCTCCGTCCCGCCCAGCAGCGGGCAGGAAAGCGGTGGCATGGGTCCGGAGCCGCAGGGTACGTAAGGCTTCGGTACTGGAAATGAGAAAGGCGGCGCTGCGAGGCGCCGCCTTTTTTCTTGCGGGAGTGTTTGTAGTGGATGAGCGCTCGCCCCCTCCCTAACCCTCCCCCGCTTTGCGGGAGAGGGG is a window encoding:
- the ftsH gene encoding ATP-dependent zinc metalloprotease FtsH, with translation MNNFGKNLALWIIIGLLLVALFNLFQSSSTRSPQTTVPFSELLAEVDRGQVADVTIKGNQVSGHFSDGRSFSTYVPPEAGLVERLTNKNVRINAVPDDSNVPSLFSVLLSWFPMLLLIGVWIFFMRQMQSGGGKAMGFGKSRARLLTEKVGRVTFDDVAGIDEAKQELTEIVEFLKDPQKFQRLGGKIPKGCLLVGPPGTGKTLTARAVAGEANVPFFTISGSDFVEMFVGVGASRVRDMFEQGKKNAPCIIFIDEIDAVGRHRGAGLGGGNDEREQTLNQLLVEMDGFEANEGVILIAATNRPDVLDPALLRPGRFDRQVVVPNPDVLGREKILKVHMRKVPLSPDVDAKVIARGTPGFSGADLANLVNEAALLAARIGKRVVGMAEFEAAKDKVMMGAERRSMVMTEDEKKLTAYHEAGHAICAIHCADSDPVHKATIIPRGRALGMVMRLPEGDRISLSQAKLLADLCVAMGGRIAEELIFGKERVTTGASGDIKMATEMSRRMVTEWGMSDKLGPLLYGEPTQEVFLGHSVTQHKNMSDRTAQLVDEEIRRIVDESYERARTILTENIDQLHTLAKGLLEYETLSGDEINRLLRGEPILRDDDRDTVAAPPPRPTAGGRRSSVPPSSGQESGGMGPEPQGT